In Papaver somniferum cultivar HN1 chromosome 1, ASM357369v1, whole genome shotgun sequence, a genomic segment contains:
- the LOC113287091 gene encoding uncharacterized protein LOC113287091, translating to MDIYVKTEEEKKKKMKLIQISLPIELILEFLSRLPVKSLTRLSCASKYLYNYINQNPQFTKSHFINYSQKNPTLVFYTNYVTGKQQCLFQSLFRTRDIQDDERDNHDVQLYQKTIQQKKGEFVGYCNGLSCFRNTITEFAFFIDVWNDTTQEVLRMYSKGGEVRSPNSGLLRTCASAVFTSYGAAGAGAGGGGALFWWTTDPQVILLFDLHEDKLQYIRIPLEYNTRTRWFEYEGFLVIARLEKKSPTSLTLGKVHLKVLKAFKDDQVWAEETIDLSAYSIPFSNNFRFVSFSDQGGCQKFSFLQSAKEMSQGG from the exons ATGGATATATAtgtgaagaccgaagaagaaaaaaagaaaaagatgaagttGATCCAAATATCTCTTCCGATTGAATTGATTCTAGAGTTTCTATCAAGACTACCAGTTAAATCTCTGACGAGGTTAAGCTGCGCAAGTAAGTACCTGTACAATTACATCAATCAAAATCCACAATTTACTAAATCTCACTTTATTAATTATTCCCAAAAGAATCCCACCCTTGTGTTTTACACCAATTATGTTACTGGAAAACAACAATGTCTgtttcaaagcttgtttcgtacCAGAGATATTCAGGATGACGAAAGAGATAACCACGATGTCCAATTGTATCAAAAAACTATACAGCAAAAGAAAGGGGAATTTGTTGGATATTGCAATGGTTTAAGTTGTTTTAGAAACACTATTACGGAATTTGCTTTCTTCATTGATGTTTGGAACGATACTACACAAGAAGTTTTGCGGATGTACAGCAAAGGAGGAG AAGTTAGGTCTCCTAATTCCGGATTACTACGAACATGTGCTTCAGCCGTATTCACTTCTTATGGAGCCGCAGGAGCAGGCGCAGGAGGAGGAGGAGCTTTGTTTTGGTGGACCACTGATCCGCAGGTAATTCTCTTGTTTGACCTCCATGAAGACAAGTTGCAATACATCCGAATCCCACTTGAATACAACACACGTACTCGGTGGTTTGAGTATGAAGGATTCTTAGTTATTGCCCGTCTTGAAAAGAAATCACCAACGTCGCTTACTTTGGGAAAGGTTCACTTGAAAGTATTGAAGGCTTTCAAAGATGACCAGGTTTGGGCTGAGGAGACCATTGATCTTTCGGCGTATTCAATTCCTTTCAGTAACAATTTTCGGTTCGTCAGCTTCTCCGACCAGGGTGGATGccaaaaattttcatttcttcAATCTGCAAAGGAGATGTCTCAAGGTGGTTAG
- the LOC113311960 gene encoding protein CHROMOSOME TRANSMISSION FIDELITY 7-like, translating into MQVRLCSQVAFSQPTTAGKVRSFNATLKRSADKTFDPSKLSASAEDTTHFDIQEPEIRITYKRRTPKEEPDRADTIERPQVASPRLLPSSSCKILNKKRIYAQFHLELGQSDFLLHTCSTCGFNYAIGDEGDEKVHKEFHKTYTHGSRFKGWRNERVILASEGARVILVLDGDPPAQMKKVQEVVKMVEDEIGLGEGWLVHKLCKVYLFVLSQRIAGCLVVEPIKTAYKVISNSVVQRSSTSNEKAARPNSAVLRFGNVNFQQEIVKHMPSVDELNVSEDPSGIILCENDAVSALSGIRAIWVAPFH; encoded by the exons ATGCAAGTCCGCCTCTGCTCACAAGTAGCATTTTCTCAGCCTACTACTGCAGGAAAG GTACGCAGCTTCAATGCAACCCTTAAGCGCTCCGCAGACAAAACATTTGACCCATCTAAACTTTCTGCTTCCGCTGAAGATACCACACACTTTGATATTCAAGAGCCAGAGATTCGAATAACATACAAACGTAGAACACCTAAAGAGGAACCAGACAG AGCAGACACTATAGAAAGACCTCAAGTTGCCTCTCCCAGACTACTGCCTTCTAGTTCATGCaaaattttgaacaaaaaaaGAATCTACGCGCAGTTTCATTTGGAATTAGGGCAGTCGGATTTCCTTTTACATACCTGCTCTACTTGTGGGTTTAACTATGCTATAGGAGATGAAGGGGATGAGAAGGTTCACAAAGAGTTTCACAAGACCTACACCCATGGAAGCCGATTTAAG GGTTGGCGCAATGAAAGAGTAATTTTAGCAAGTGAGGGTGCTCGTGTTATTTTAGTGTTAGACGGTGACCCACCAGCTCAAATGAAAAAG GTTCAAGAGGTTGTAAAGATGGTGGAGGATGAAATTGGTTTGGGTGAGGGGTGGCTTGTCCACAAACTCTGCAAG GTGTATCTGTTCGTCTTGAGCCAGAGAATTGCTGGTTGTCTGGTTGTGGAGCCAATAAAAACGGCATACAAAGTAATTTCAAATTCTGTAGTCCAGAGAAGCTCCACTTCAAATGAAAAAGCAGCTAGACCAAATTCTGCTGTACTGCGTTTTGGGAATGTTAACTTTCAGCAGGAAATTGTAAAACATATGCCCTCTGTCGATGAACTTAATGTATCAGAAGACCCAAGTGGAATAATTCTATGTGAGAACGATGCTGTTTCAGCCCTCTCTGGAATTAGAGCTATTTGGGTCGCACCCTTCCATTGA